A region of Streptomyces paludis DNA encodes the following proteins:
- a CDS encoding non-ribosomal peptide synthetase yields the protein MTSAVTAPDGAPDRTTTTGGLAAAVLARARRHPAAVAVTDGEQTLTYAELADASGAVARALHGAGIRPGEAVAVCLPRSWRLVCAMLGLLRLGAVVVPLDAQSPPERRGHILADSGAVALIHGDGTPGLPEGLPGGVRPLDVTVLLGAGPADGREPPAPAPLPAVPATAPPVSFVFYTSGTTGRPKGVEVRDAGVLRLARPGYLDLPEGARYSCLANPAFDALSFEVWVPLLTGGRCVILPDETVQTPHLLAAALRRERVDTVFITVALFNAVVIAVPDCFAGAGQVLVGGEQLNARLIRRWYRDNPTSRTRLHNVYGPTETTTFALCHPVPRDFTGDVVPIGRPLPETGTLLLVDGGRPAAPGEVAELLLSGAGLAAGYRGLPEETGRAFVTLPRPDGDGGDRYYRTGDLVRGDTDGRITYVGRADRQVKVRGFRIEPGELEQRIVAHPAVRQAYVCTRRDPADGGNELLAHVVLGADLSFEEFDRHLAAGLPAYMRPHRVHLVESLPLNANGKVDEAALLRWDLPPWRGTAPGPGPDAVTPWQREVLELAGEVLGVPGLRLGDRWTANGGDSLKALRLRFEVRRRWGREVPQTLVLGEDFAALAAAIGPDGRAGADTVSPYPAVPAPTGARSGPTTSEQQRLWLLQQRDPRSTAYNVPLAFRLRGTVDTAALRHALRRLVARHPALRTSYEATPDGLRQVVAEPYDPWTERALPGPGDTGTDDGALALAAELGSVPFDLTDPRLLEACWLPSDDGGVLLLRLHHIAVDGWSLNVLFRSLSEDYAAASAGAPPPGTGSADSAPTPLDHAVWQAEWFTRPGYLAQRAALRTHHAGSAEAGEPLEPAGSGAAVRPDARGRLLHTSLDRGRRAVLDRLGAELGLTRFQLLLAVFSWSLYGVTGRARPRIAGPVANRPVEDFADSVGMFANTVLLPQSPVPEEDLRTLLRRQGDEVRAVLDLQDVALADALADRAFPTEGGPFDFLFVLENTDFSALSLPGCDSRPLWPAPAHAKCPLTLSVVEREEGFDCLWEYDADSFEAPEVRAMDGLFRQALDRLAESAGETDEGVGEEAGGHVGQAGGPVTLADLVGPYRRSLDEPGRALPAPPGFATVAEGFARQVRLRPDAIALVSAGREVSYGELDALADALARELWARHPLPPGDDPTGCVALHFEPSVEHVVALLACARLNLTVVPLDPAYPPALLRQIMDQVDPLCVLLAADSEGAFDAVDPGGPLPRLTVTAELSPEPASGPPPEPPRDLPPYAGRPLYTLFTSGSTGTPKGVRVPDRTLCDLLRWQSGPGGLPDGAVTAQFSALSFDVSFQEIFSALCGGGTLHLARPGLRQDVPALLAHLEVSGAERVFMPYVALQLLAEYGVRLGRYPSRLRDVVTAGEQLVCTDAIRRWFAGLSGARLFNHYGPTETHVVSALCLDGDPALWPARPAIGRPVAGAWLRVVDEADRPVPPGCPGRLLIGGPMAAPCYTGDPALNERHFVELPGLGVFYRSGDRARFDRQGLLHCLGRDDQQIKLSGHRLELGQVEAALLRHPALVNAVVVRDDERLTACVECRAGEPVPTTAELAGHLAPLLPAYVRIDRFRRLAALPRTPSGKLDRRAALHAPGEELDRGQRPGPELSAREARLSALFEEVLGRPIGRDQRFFDAGASSLDLMRFHLRCTAELDLPLTIPDLFEHVTVRRLARFLDASDPAVRDDRAPGGTGSGGPADEPVAVVGMAVRLPGATDLAGFWAMVNGNGRGIEHFDAADGLVGARSMMDGPLAFDPRRFGIGPAEARLMDPQQRHLMMSCAEALAHAGIADPDGRGVGLVAGCGENTYFQSMLREADPERLPDRFQLALHHDKDFLATKTAYHLGLTGPAFTVQAACASSLVAVHVAAGMLRQGDAEVMLAGGVLVDTTLSDGYAYRPQHILSPDGYCRPFSDDSDGTIGASGVGVVVLKPLSAARRDGDTVYAVITGSALNNDGSAKIGYSAPSLPGQREVIRTALRRSGRSAAELGYVEAHGTGTRLGDPVEVGALRQAFGLESGDGDPGSGGDDRNGGGDGGCALSSVKSQIGHLGAAAGVVGLVRAALAVHHGVIPPNVGFRQPNPRIGADAAPFRFPAEAAPWPAGRDRVAAVSSFGIGGTNAHLILEAADLTSPVGPSASSNCLLLSGDSEVALRADAARVADYLAARPQAYGQVLRHLQAGRPAGRLRMGAVCADAADAVAWLRTAAGAETAEARNGVAAVEVVPGEEIRPAGDRSAAALTAAWLAGERIGWPEGPAQAPWDFPPPAFELADYDFERAAPGAAEERTVRLPESDWLHQPHWVRRGRATAVPRVSGVPGSPGPLVVLTASEPLGREATRLLEAVSGRVVRVVAAGAFARLADGTYEVDPADPASLRQLLDALAGAPDGAAAEARIDWLHALPLAINGPVGEDTLDRAHWACVDTPAALLSAVAGMDRPPRLRPWWLSYGAQPVEGFVDRPEAGLLAGVCEVAPQERGVEGHWLDLPGADPAEWAAPLSALLAETSAGSGASADGVLSLPRRLALRQGFWWQQALLPVAASPSAGLPPDLPPLLDKGGVHLLLGGTGGIGAALAARLLEGTDHRVVLLARHPRVPAALSRWADRIELVDADLAETSMDRIHARIARIAPRLDSVIHTAGTASGGLITHRDPGKMRRATAGKARGALLTERLIESHRPSVVVYCSSMSAQFGGVGQLDYAAANGLLDGFARRRPGAAETTLRIGVDWDIWREVGMARHALRTDARHQEHLAVGLEVAEGQRVFDRALRLQLPQLLVSTTAVERARDFYAPPATTPDTTATAAVTAASTEQQLVEQLTEWLRDWLGLDRLDPDASLYELGADSLTLLDLIGEVKRLFGVDIELSQLNHRASLADVLARLDEETRPAAGVRSATGDPVELEIWQEGEGDGRDVLCLVHPVGGDIQAYRTLVSALDPRLTVCLIADPALRLPGLPAWSLAERARRYHAAFAARFPAGQWRRRLAGWSFGGWAALGMAAEAEAADEPVAGLYLLDPPPPDAGEVFRTYDERGLEAVFAHELNNASAGTGTGADAGRGAGPEARAYAERLAHCCRANVAAMAAYELPRLSRTPSRLWLANTPVDGLPPTGTPDELRRQWQAWLPDLTDCQYLDTTHYGVLGPPHVAKVARTVNST from the coding sequence ATGACCTCCGCGGTGACAGCGCCGGACGGCGCCCCGGACCGTACCACCACGACCGGAGGACTGGCCGCCGCCGTCCTCGCGCGGGCCCGCCGCCATCCGGCCGCCGTGGCCGTGACCGACGGCGAACAGACCCTGACCTACGCGGAGTTGGCCGATGCGAGCGGCGCCGTCGCCCGCGCCCTGCACGGCGCGGGGATACGGCCGGGCGAGGCGGTGGCGGTGTGTCTGCCCCGGTCGTGGCGGCTCGTCTGCGCCATGCTCGGACTGCTGCGGCTGGGCGCGGTGGTCGTCCCGCTCGACGCGCAGAGCCCGCCCGAGCGGCGAGGCCATATCCTGGCCGACTCGGGGGCCGTGGCCCTGATCCACGGCGACGGGACGCCCGGCCTACCGGAAGGGCTGCCGGGCGGTGTGCGTCCGCTCGATGTGACCGTACTCCTCGGCGCCGGTCCGGCCGACGGGCGGGAGCCGCCCGCGCCGGCTCCTCTCCCGGCGGTGCCCGCGACCGCGCCGCCGGTCTCCTTCGTCTTCTACACCTCGGGCACCACCGGCCGGCCCAAGGGTGTCGAGGTCCGGGACGCGGGCGTCCTGCGGCTGGCGCGGCCCGGATATCTGGATCTGCCCGAGGGGGCCCGCTACTCCTGCCTCGCCAACCCGGCCTTCGACGCGCTGAGTTTCGAGGTCTGGGTGCCGTTGCTGACCGGCGGCCGGTGTGTGATCCTCCCCGACGAGACGGTGCAGACACCGCATCTGCTGGCGGCGGCGCTGCGGCGCGAGCGCGTCGACACGGTCTTCATCACGGTGGCGCTGTTCAACGCGGTGGTCATCGCGGTGCCGGACTGCTTCGCCGGGGCCGGTCAGGTGCTGGTGGGCGGTGAGCAGCTGAACGCCCGGCTGATCCGGCGCTGGTACCGGGACAACCCGACGAGCCGGACCCGGCTCCACAACGTGTACGGCCCCACCGAGACCACTACCTTCGCCCTCTGCCATCCCGTGCCGCGCGACTTCACCGGCGACGTGGTGCCCATCGGCCGCCCGCTGCCGGAGACCGGGACGCTCCTGCTGGTGGACGGCGGCCGGCCGGCCGCGCCGGGCGAGGTGGCCGAACTCCTGCTGTCCGGAGCCGGGTTGGCGGCCGGATACCGGGGGCTGCCCGAGGAGACCGGCCGCGCGTTCGTCACCCTCCCCCGGCCCGACGGGGACGGCGGGGACCGCTACTACCGCACCGGCGATCTGGTACGCGGCGACACCGACGGCCGGATCACGTACGTGGGCCGTGCCGACCGCCAGGTCAAGGTCCGGGGCTTCCGGATCGAACCGGGCGAGCTGGAACAGCGGATCGTGGCCCACCCCGCGGTACGGCAGGCATACGTGTGCACGCGCCGCGACCCCGCGGACGGCGGAAACGAGCTGCTGGCCCATGTGGTGCTCGGTGCCGATCTGTCCTTCGAGGAGTTCGACCGCCATCTCGCGGCGGGCCTGCCCGCGTACATGCGCCCGCACCGGGTCCATCTGGTCGAGTCCCTGCCGCTCAACGCGAACGGCAAGGTCGACGAGGCGGCGCTGCTGCGGTGGGACCTTCCGCCGTGGCGGGGCACCGCCCCCGGACCCGGTCCGGACGCCGTCACACCGTGGCAGCGCGAAGTGCTGGAGCTGGCGGGCGAGGTGCTGGGCGTGCCGGGGCTGCGGCTCGGCGACCGCTGGACGGCCAACGGCGGCGACTCACTGAAGGCGCTGCGGCTGCGCTTCGAGGTACGGCGGCGCTGGGGCCGCGAGGTGCCCCAAACCCTGGTCCTGGGCGAGGACTTCGCCGCACTGGCGGCGGCGATCGGACCGGACGGCCGGGCGGGGGCGGACACCGTCTCCCCCTATCCGGCGGTGCCCGCTCCGACGGGCGCGCGCTCCGGGCCCACCACCTCCGAGCAGCAGCGGCTCTGGCTGCTCCAGCAGCGCGATCCCCGCTCCACCGCCTACAACGTCCCGCTGGCCTTCCGGCTGCGCGGCACGGTCGACACCGCCGCGCTGCGCCATGCCCTGCGCCGGCTGGTGGCGCGCCATCCCGCGCTGCGGACGTCGTACGAGGCGACGCCCGACGGGCTGCGCCAGGTGGTGGCGGAGCCGTACGACCCATGGACCGAGCGCGCCCTGCCGGGCCCCGGCGACACCGGGACCGACGACGGCGCGCTCGCCCTCGCCGCCGAACTCGGCTCCGTACCGTTCGACTTGACGGACCCGCGGCTCCTGGAAGCGTGCTGGCTGCCCTCGGACGACGGCGGTGTGCTGCTGCTGCGGCTGCACCACATCGCGGTCGACGGCTGGTCGCTCAATGTGCTGTTCCGGAGTCTCTCGGAGGACTACGCGGCCGCGTCGGCCGGGGCCCCGCCGCCCGGGACCGGGTCGGCCGATTCGGCACCCACACCGCTCGACCACGCGGTCTGGCAGGCCGAGTGGTTCACCCGCCCCGGCTATCTCGCCCAGCGTGCCGCGCTGCGCACCCACCACGCGGGGTCGGCCGAGGCCGGCGAGCCGCTGGAGCCGGCCGGCTCGGGTGCGGCCGTGCGGCCGGACGCCCGGGGCAGACTGCTGCACACCTCGCTCGACCGGGGCCGGCGCGCCGTGCTCGACCGGCTCGGCGCCGAGCTGGGACTCACCCGCTTCCAGCTGCTTCTGGCCGTCTTCTCCTGGAGCCTGTACGGGGTGACGGGCCGCGCCCGCCCCCGGATCGCCGGGCCGGTGGCCAACCGGCCGGTGGAGGACTTCGCGGACAGTGTCGGCATGTTCGCCAACACCGTGCTGCTGCCGCAGAGTCCGGTGCCGGAGGAGGATCTGCGCACCCTGCTGCGACGGCAGGGGGACGAAGTGCGGGCGGTGCTCGACCTTCAGGACGTGGCACTGGCCGACGCGCTGGCCGACCGCGCGTTCCCCACGGAGGGCGGCCCGTTCGACTTCCTCTTCGTACTGGAGAACACCGACTTCTCCGCGCTGTCGCTGCCGGGCTGCGACAGCCGTCCCCTCTGGCCGGCGCCCGCGCACGCCAAGTGCCCGCTGACACTGTCGGTGGTCGAGCGCGAGGAGGGCTTCGACTGCCTGTGGGAGTACGACGCGGACAGCTTCGAGGCACCCGAAGTGCGGGCGATGGACGGCCTGTTCCGGCAGGCCCTGGACCGACTGGCCGAGAGCGCCGGGGAAACGGACGAGGGCGTCGGAGAGGAGGCCGGGGGTCACGTCGGGCAGGCAGGCGGGCCGGTCACACTGGCCGACCTGGTCGGACCGTACCGCCGCTCCCTGGACGAACCGGGGCGCGCGCTGCCGGCGCCGCCCGGCTTCGCCACCGTCGCCGAGGGCTTCGCCCGGCAGGTACGGCTGAGGCCCGACGCGATCGCCCTCGTCTCCGCCGGCCGGGAGGTGTCCTACGGCGAACTCGACGCACTGGCAGACGCGTTGGCCCGCGAGCTGTGGGCGCGCCATCCGCTGCCGCCGGGCGACGACCCCACGGGCTGTGTGGCGCTCCACTTCGAGCCGTCGGTCGAGCATGTGGTGGCGCTGCTGGCGTGCGCCCGGCTGAATCTCACCGTCGTCCCGCTCGATCCGGCGTACCCGCCCGCGCTGTTGCGGCAGATCATGGATCAAGTCGACCCACTGTGCGTGCTGTTGGCGGCGGACAGTGAGGGCGCGTTCGACGCCGTCGACCCGGGCGGGCCGCTGCCGCGTCTCACCGTGACCGCCGAGCTGTCGCCGGAGCCGGCCTCCGGCCCGCCGCCGGAGCCGCCCCGGGACCTGCCGCCGTATGCCGGACGGCCGCTCTACACCCTGTTCACCTCCGGCTCCACCGGCACCCCGAAGGGGGTGCGCGTACCCGATCGGACCCTGTGCGACCTGCTGCGCTGGCAGAGCGGGCCGGGCGGGCTGCCGGACGGCGCCGTCACCGCGCAGTTCTCGGCGCTCTCCTTCGACGTGTCGTTCCAGGAGATCTTCTCCGCCCTGTGCGGCGGCGGCACCCTGCATCTGGCCCGCCCCGGTCTGCGGCAGGACGTCCCGGCGCTGCTGGCGCACCTCGAAGTGTCCGGTGCCGAGCGGGTCTTCATGCCGTACGTGGCGCTCCAGCTGCTGGCCGAGTACGGCGTCCGGCTGGGCCGCTACCCGTCGCGGCTGCGTGATGTCGTCACCGCCGGTGAACAGTTGGTGTGCACGGACGCGATCCGGCGCTGGTTCGCCGGTCTGTCCGGCGCCCGGCTGTTCAATCACTACGGCCCGACCGAGACCCATGTGGTCAGCGCGCTGTGTCTCGACGGGGATCCGGCGCTCTGGCCTGCCCGGCCCGCGATCGGCCGCCCGGTGGCGGGCGCCTGGCTGCGCGTCGTCGACGAGGCCGATCGGCCCGTACCGCCCGGGTGCCCCGGCCGGCTGCTGATCGGCGGGCCGATGGCGGCCCCCTGCTACACGGGCGATCCCGCGCTCAACGAACGGCACTTCGTCGAGCTGCCCGGACTGGGCGTGTTCTACCGCAGCGGCGACCGGGCGCGGTTCGACCGGCAGGGGCTGCTCCACTGTCTCGGCCGGGACGACCAGCAGATCAAACTGAGCGGCCATCGGCTGGAGTTGGGGCAGGTCGAAGCGGCGCTGCTGCGTCATCCGGCCCTCGTCAACGCCGTGGTCGTACGGGACGACGAGCGACTGACGGCGTGTGTGGAGTGCCGCGCCGGGGAGCCCGTGCCGACGACGGCGGAACTCGCCGGCCATCTGGCGCCGCTGCTCCCCGCGTACGTACGGATCGACCGGTTCCGGCGGCTGGCGGCGCTGCCCCGCACCCCCAGCGGCAAGCTGGACCGGCGGGCGGCGCTGCACGCCCCCGGGGAAGAGCTGGACCGGGGACAGCGCCCCGGCCCTGAGCTGTCGGCGCGCGAGGCACGGCTGTCCGCGCTGTTCGAGGAGGTGCTCGGCCGTCCCATCGGGCGTGACCAGCGCTTCTTCGACGCGGGCGCCTCCAGTCTCGATCTGATGCGCTTCCATCTGCGCTGCACGGCCGAACTGGATCTGCCGCTGACGATCCCCGATCTCTTCGAGCATGTCACCGTCCGCCGGCTGGCCCGCTTCCTGGACGCCTCGGACCCGGCCGTACGGGACGATCGCGCTCCCGGCGGTACGGGAAGCGGCGGGCCCGCGGACGAGCCGGTGGCCGTCGTCGGCATGGCGGTACGGCTGCCCGGCGCCACCGATCTGGCCGGTTTCTGGGCGATGGTGAACGGCAACGGCCGGGGCATCGAGCACTTCGACGCGGCAGACGGGCTGGTGGGCGCCCGCAGCATGATGGACGGACCGCTGGCCTTCGACCCGCGCCGGTTCGGCATCGGTCCGGCGGAGGCGCGGCTGATGGACCCGCAGCAGCGCCATCTGATGATGAGCTGCGCCGAGGCGCTGGCCCACGCCGGGATCGCCGATCCGGACGGGCGGGGAGTGGGGCTCGTCGCGGGGTGCGGCGAGAACACGTACTTCCAGTCGATGCTCCGCGAAGCCGACCCCGAGCGGCTGCCCGACAGATTCCAGCTGGCCCTCCACCACGACAAGGATTTCCTCGCCACCAAGACGGCGTACCACCTCGGGCTGACCGGCCCGGCCTTCACCGTGCAGGCGGCCTGCGCGAGTTCGCTGGTGGCGGTCCATGTCGCGGCCGGAATGCTGCGGCAGGGCGACGCCGAGGTGATGCTCGCCGGGGGCGTCCTCGTCGACACCACGCTGAGCGACGGCTACGCGTACCGGCCGCAGCACATCCTGTCCCCCGACGGATACTGCCGACCGTTCAGCGACGACTCCGACGGCACCATCGGCGCCAGTGGTGTCGGTGTGGTGGTGCTCAAGCCGCTGAGCGCCGCGCGGCGTGACGGTGACACGGTGTACGCGGTGATCACCGGCTCGGCGCTCAACAACGACGGTTCCGCCAAGATCGGTTACAGCGCGCCCTCACTGCCGGGACAGCGGGAGGTGATCCGGACGGCGCTGCGTCGCAGTGGCCGCTCGGCCGCCGAGCTGGGGTACGTGGAGGCACACGGCACCGGTACGCGGCTGGGCGACCCGGTCGAAGTCGGCGCGCTGCGGCAGGCGTTCGGACTGGAGTCGGGCGACGGCGACCCCGGGTCCGGTGGCGACGACCGTAACGGCGGCGGTGACGGCGGCTGCGCGCTGTCCTCCGTGAAGAGCCAGATCGGCCATCTCGGCGCAGCCGCGGGCGTGGTGGGGCTCGTCCGGGCGGCTCTCGCGGTCCACCACGGGGTCATCCCGCCCAACGTCGGCTTCCGGCAGCCCAATCCGCGGATCGGCGCGGATGCCGCGCCCTTCCGCTTCCCGGCGGAGGCCGCGCCCTGGCCGGCCGGCCGGGACCGGGTGGCGGCGGTGAGCAGCTTCGGAATCGGCGGCACCAACGCCCATCTGATTCTGGAGGCGGCCGACCTCACTTCCCCGGTCGGTCCTTCCGCCTCCTCGAACTGTCTGCTGCTCTCCGGCGACAGCGAGGTGGCGCTGCGCGCCGACGCCGCCCGTGTCGCCGACTACCTGGCCGCCCGTCCGCAGGCGTACGGCCAGGTGCTGCGGCACCTCCAGGCCGGGCGTCCGGCCGGCCGGCTCCGTATGGGCGCGGTGTGCGCGGACGCCGCCGACGCCGTGGCGTGGCTGCGTACGGCGGCCGGGGCGGAAACAGCGGAGGCGCGGAACGGGGTGGCGGCCGTGGAGGTGGTCCCGGGCGAGGAGATACGGCCCGCCGGGGACCGGTCGGCGGCGGCGCTGACCGCCGCGTGGCTGGCCGGTGAGCGGATCGGCTGGCCCGAGGGCCCCGCGCAGGCGCCCTGGGACTTCCCGCCGCCCGCCTTCGAGCTGGCCGACTACGACTTCGAGCGCGCCGCGCCCGGGGCCGCCGAGGAGCGGACCGTACGGCTGCCCGAGTCGGACTGGCTGCACCAGCCGCACTGGGTACGCCGGGGCCGCGCCACCGCCGTACCGCGCGTCTCTGGCGTACCGGGCTCGCCGGGGCCGCTGGTGGTGCTGACCGCGTCCGAGCCGCTGGGGCGGGAGGCGACGCGGCTCCTCGAAGCCGTCTCCGGCCGGGTGGTACGGGTCGTGGCGGCCGGGGCCTTCGCCCGGCTCGCGGACGGCACGTACGAGGTCGACCCGGCCGATCCGGCCTCACTGCGGCAGTTGCTCGACGCGCTGGCCGGAGCGCCGGACGGCGCCGCGGCGGAGGCGCGTATCGACTGGCTGCACGCGCTGCCGCTGGCGATCAACGGACCCGTCGGCGAGGACACACTGGACCGCGCCCACTGGGCGTGTGTCGACACACCGGCGGCGCTGTTGTCGGCCGTGGCCGGGATGGACCGGCCGCCACGGCTGCGGCCCTGGTGGCTGTCGTACGGGGCGCAGCCGGTGGAGGGCTTCGTGGACCGGCCCGAAGCGGGGCTGCTGGCGGGGGTCTGCGAGGTCGCGCCGCAGGAGCGCGGTGTCGAGGGCCACTGGCTGGACCTGCCCGGTGCCGACCCGGCGGAGTGGGCGGCGCCGCTGTCCGCGCTGCTGGCTGAGACATCTGCCGGGTCCGGCGCAAGTGCCGACGGTGTTTTGTCGCTGCCCCGGCGGCTCGCGCTCCGCCAGGGTTTCTGGTGGCAGCAGGCGCTGCTGCCCGTGGCCGCGTCCCCCTCGGCCGGTCTCCCGCCCGATCTCCCGCCGCTCCTGGACAAGGGCGGGGTCCATCTCCTCCTGGGCGGCACCGGCGGTATCGGCGCCGCGCTCGCGGCCCGGCTGCTGGAGGGGACGGACCACCGGGTGGTCCTGCTGGCCCGGCACCCCCGCGTACCGGCGGCCCTGTCGCGGTGGGCCGACCGGATCGAACTGGTCGACGCCGATCTCGCCGAGACCTCGATGGACCGGATCCACGCCAGGATCGCCCGTATCGCCCCTCGCCTCGACAGTGTGATCCACACGGCCGGGACGGCGTCCGGCGGTCTGATCACCCACCGGGACCCCGGAAAGATGCGGCGGGCGACGGCGGGCAAGGCGCGCGGCGCCCTGCTGACTGAGCGGCTGATCGAGAGCCATCGCCCGTCCGTCGTCGTCTACTGCTCCTCGATGTCGGCGCAGTTCGGCGGCGTCGGCCAGCTCGACTACGCCGCCGCGAACGGCTTGCTGGACGGCTTCGCCCGCCGCCGGCCCGGCGCGGCGGAGACCACACTGCGGATCGGTGTGGACTGGGACATCTGGCGCGAGGTGGGCATGGCGCGGCACGCCCTGCGGACGGACGCGCGCCATCAGGAGCATCTGGCGGTAGGACTCGAAGTGGCCGAAGGCCAGCGGGTGTTCGACCGGGCGCTACGGCTTCAGCTGCCGCAGCTGCTGGTGTCCACGACCGCCGTCGAGCGGGCCCGTGACTTCTACGCGCCGCCCGCCACCACGCCCGACACCACAGCCACGGCAGCAGTCACAGCAGCGTCCACCGAACAGCAGCTCGTCGAGCAGCTCACGGAGTGGCTGCGCGACTGGCTCGGTCTGGACCGGCTCGACCCGGACGCCTCGCTCTACGAGCTGGGCGCCGACTCGCTGACACTCCTCGATCTGATCGGCGAGGTGAAACGGCTCTTCGGGGTGGACATCGAGCTGTCCCAGCTCAACCACCGGGCCAGCCTCGCCGACGTACTGGCGCGGCTGGACGAGGAGACCCGGCCGGCCGCCGGGGTACGGTCCGCCACCGGCGATCCGGTGGAGCTGGAGATCTGGCAGGAGGGCGAGGGCGACGGGCGCGATGTGCTCTGTCTGGTCCATCCGGTCGGCGGCGACATCCAGGCGTACCGGACGCTGGTCTCCGCGCTCGATCCGCGCCTCACCGTCTGTCTCATCGCGGATCCGGCGCTGCGCCTCCCCGGACTGCCCGCGTGGTCCCTGGCCGAGCGGGCACGCCGCTACCACGCGGCTTTCGCGGCACGCTTCCCCGCCGGGCAGTGGCGCCGGCGGCTGGCGGGCTGGTCGTTCGGCGGGTGGGCGGCGCTGGGGATGGCCGCCGAGGCCGAGGCGGCGGACGAGCCGGTGGCCGGGCTGTATCTGCTCGATCCGCCGCCGCCGGACGCCGGGGAGGTCTTCCGTACGTACGACGAGAGGGGGCTCGAAGCGGTCTTCGCACACGAGCTGAACAACGCGAGCGCGGGTACGGGGACGGGTGCAGACGCCGGCAGAGGCGCCGGCCCCGAAGCGCGCGCGTACGCCGAGCGGCTGGCGCACTGCTGCCGGGCCAATGTGGCCGCGATGGCCGCGTACGAGCTGCCCCGGCTGTCCCGCACACCGAGCCGGCTGTGGCTGGCGAACACACCGGTGGACGGCCTGCCCCCGACCGGTACGCCGGACGAGCTGCGGCGGCAGTGGCAGGCGTGGCTGCCGGACCTGACCGACTGCCAGTACCTGGACACCACACACTACGGCGTTCTCGGACCGCCCCATGTGGCGAAGGTGGCCCGGACGGTCAACTCGACCTGA
- a CDS encoding TauD/TfdA dioxygenase family protein, whose translation MEQYALDAMERLTTRPPEVYETIGVDPLTPATGAEVSGIDLSEKLSDTQVAELKRAFHLHHVLVFRDQELTGEDHKRVAGHFGGLHPVALPAEGSDPHILEIRATGESRAVAGDGWHSDGTADAEPSLGSMLYITRTPEIGSGGDTLFANMHLAYELLSPPMKAFLEGMTAVHDGLLPWGGVTPPPEYDVPKNEHPVVVRHPETGRPLLFVNGAYTSHLTGLTPNESRAVLDMLLAHIARTPLLTCRVRWTPGTLVFWDNRCLQHHATWDYYPHHRYGQRVAIKGARPLA comes from the coding sequence ATGGAACAGTACGCACTCGACGCGATGGAACGCCTCACCACCCGGCCCCCGGAGGTCTACGAGACCATCGGAGTCGATCCGCTGACCCCGGCGACCGGGGCCGAGGTGTCCGGGATCGATCTCTCGGAGAAGCTGTCGGACACTCAAGTCGCCGAATTGAAGCGGGCCTTCCACCTCCACCATGTGCTGGTCTTCCGTGACCAGGAGCTGACGGGCGAGGACCACAAGCGGGTGGCGGGCCACTTCGGGGGGCTGCATCCCGTGGCGCTGCCGGCCGAGGGCTCCGACCCGCACATCCTGGAGATCCGTGCCACCGGCGAGTCGCGCGCCGTGGCCGGGGACGGCTGGCACTCCGACGGCACCGCCGACGCGGAGCCGTCGCTCGGCTCGATGCTCTACATCACCCGCACCCCGGAGATCGGCAGTGGCGGGGACACCCTGTTCGCCAATATGCATCTGGCGTACGAGCTGCTGTCGCCGCCGATGAAGGCGTTCCTGGAGGGCATGACGGCGGTGCACGACGGGCTGCTGCCCTGGGGAGGTGTCACACCGCCGCCCGAGTACGACGTCCCGAAGAACGAACACCCGGTGGTGGTACGGCATCCCGAGACCGGGCGTCCGCTGCTGTTCGTCAACGGTGCCTACACCTCGCACCTGACGGGGCTGACCCCGAACGAGAGCCGGGCCGTGCTCGACATGCTGCTCGCGCACATCGCCCGTACCCCGCTGCTGACCTGCCGGGTCCGCTGGACGCCCGGCACCCTGGTGTTCTGGGACAACCGCTGCCTTCAGCACCACGCGACCTGGGACTACTACCCGCACCACCGCTACGGGCAGCGCGTCGCGATCAAGGGCGCGCGGCCCCTGGCCTGA